The following proteins are co-located in the Gordonia polyisoprenivorans genome:
- a CDS encoding ABC transporter substrate-binding protein, producing MRVRGVLAGLLTLMFVALVGCSSPDDPAGSTGGTVTVEHQYGSTTIPSDPTKVVTFGGAWSDSLIRLGVPITAEFLAQGYSGPNNRFAWTPEHSSTIVTYDVEAGPPDVAAIARFAPQVILAGYLPDRAAYDRLTQIAPTIPVMAKNTVTDSWQDVMTTAGRIFGKQQQADEAVAEVEQQIATTKAKYPASQGKTFTFGQLTPQNQFGVVTSDTDPSAKLLAELGLVLDPAVKGLAPGGARTVVSAERIDIFASDLLIFWPLVGGPEAFDAIPGWDSLPAVRRGTTVFLTNDTAAAFSAPTIYSVPWAVDKLTPALAKL from the coding sequence ATGCGTGTTCGTGGAGTCCTCGCCGGCCTGTTGACCCTGATGTTCGTCGCCCTTGTCGGATGTTCGTCCCCCGACGATCCGGCCGGATCCACGGGTGGGACCGTGACCGTTGAGCACCAGTACGGATCGACGACGATTCCGAGCGATCCGACCAAGGTCGTGACATTCGGCGGCGCGTGGTCGGATTCGCTGATCCGCCTCGGGGTCCCGATCACGGCGGAGTTCCTCGCGCAGGGGTATTCGGGCCCGAACAATCGCTTCGCCTGGACGCCGGAGCACTCGTCGACGATCGTCACCTACGACGTGGAGGCCGGTCCCCCTGACGTCGCCGCGATCGCTCGGTTCGCCCCGCAGGTCATCCTCGCCGGATACCTGCCCGACCGTGCGGCCTACGACCGCCTGACGCAGATCGCCCCCACGATTCCGGTGATGGCCAAGAACACCGTCACCGACAGTTGGCAGGACGTGATGACGACGGCCGGCCGGATCTTCGGCAAGCAGCAGCAGGCCGATGAGGCCGTCGCCGAGGTCGAGCAGCAGATCGCGACCACCAAGGCGAAATACCCGGCGAGCCAGGGCAAGACGTTCACCTTCGGACAGTTGACCCCGCAGAATCAGTTCGGTGTGGTGACCAGCGACACCGACCCCTCCGCGAAACTGCTCGCCGAACTCGGCCTGGTTCTCGACCCGGCGGTCAAGGGGCTCGCGCCCGGCGGCGCACGCACGGTCGTGTCTGCCGAACGTATCGACATCTTCGCTTCGGACCTGCTGATCTTCTGGCCGCTGGTCGGCGGGCCCGAGGCCTTCGATGCGATACCCGGCTGGGATTCGCTGCCCGCGGTGCGCCGCGGCACGACGGTGTTCCTCACCAACGACACCGCGGCGGCGTTCAGCGCGCCCACGATCTACTCGGTGCCGTGGGCGGTCGACAAGCTGACGCCGGCGTTGGCGAAACTGTAG